DNA from Sulfurimonas xiamenensis:
TATATGCTTCGCAAAGGCAAAAATAGAAAAATAACTCATGATACTGAAAATTCAATTTTATTAGATGGAAAATCTCATGGTGAAGTTGCAAAGGTTATGAATGAATGTGAGTATTTTATATCATACGATATGGAAACTATGTATTCACAATATGCAGTTCTTTGTGGTTGTAAGTCAATTGTTATTCCTGAAAAAGGTGTTTCAAAAGATGAATGGCAACCTAAAAAAGAGTTTCAATATGGAATAGCTTATGGATTTGATGATATTGAAGAAGCTGAAAAAACAAAACATTTAGTTTATGATGTTTTAAAAAAAATAGAAGATGAATCTAATCAGTCAGTTAGTAAATTTGTAAATAGAATATATACATTAGTAGGTAAAAATTAAATGCAAAATAAACTTGTCTCAATAGCTATGATAACAAATAATGGTGAAAAAATATGAAAATTTATGGCGTAGTTGTTTTGTATAATCCTGATGAATCTATAATAAAAAATATAAATTCGTATCTTAATAGTTTAAAAAAAATTTATATAGTTGATAATTCTGAAGAAAAAAATATTGATTTAATAAATAGAATAAAAGAAATATCTTACAAGTGTGAATACATAGATAATTATGGCAATAAAGGAATAGCTCATGCTTTGAATGTTGGAGCAAAATTAGCTATAAAGAATGGAGCTGATTGGTTGTTAACAATGGATCAAGATACATCATTTAATAATAATGATTTAGAAAAAACGACAGTAGAGTTATTTGAAATAGATATAAATAAAATAGCAGTAGTAGCACCCAGTCACTACATAGGAGATGATACAAAACCTTTTTACAATGAAATAGTAATGACTTCTGGAAATTTATTAAATTTACATCTATTTCAAAAAATAGGTGAATTTGATGAAAAGTTATTTATAGATTCTGTGGATACAGAATACTGCTTAAGAATATATAGTATGGGATATAAAATAAAAAGAATTTCATCTATTATATTAAAACATAATCTTGGGGATATTAAAAAATACAAAATATGTGGTATAAAATTTCGACCTACTAATCATACATTCATTCGTAGATATTATATTGTTAGGAATAGATTTTATACATGGGATAAGTATAAAAATTTATATCCAGCTTTTGTTAAATGGGAAAAAATAGCAACATTTAAACAATTAATAAAAATTATTTTGTTCGAAAAAGATAAATTAAAAAAGATTATATTTTCATTTAGAGGTTATTTTGATTATAGGAAAGGCAGATTTGGTAAATATGAAAAATAGTGTATATTTAATTTGTGATTTTTTTTCTAAAGTCAAAGATAAAATCAAAATAACTATTAAAAGGTTTGTGTATTGATAGCAAGCAAAAACTTAACTATTTCTCATGAAACAGTTATTTTAATTTTTATGGGAATTATATTGATTTTAATTGCTGGACTTAGGCCATTAGAATATTTTGCAGACGCATCTAACTATCTTAATAAAATTTATAATAATGGTGGCATTTTTGACACGGAACCAACCTTTTGGTTGATTAATCAGTTTAATCAACTTTTACTGGGTGGTAAAGAACAAATATTCTTTTTGATATATGCTGCCTTAGGTGTTTCTATTAAAATATTAGCAATTAAAAAACTATCCTTAGTTCCTTTATTAAGTATTTATTTATATATTTGTTTATATTTTTTATTACACGAAATGGCACAAATTAGAGTCGGGGTTGCAAGTGCAGTTTTTTTATTAGCAATACCTGATATTGTAAATAAGAATTTTAAAAGTTATTTATTGAAAACTGTCATTGCAATAGCTTTTCATTATTCGGCATTAATAATGATTGTTTTTTATTTTATCAGTTTTAAAAAAATCAATAAAAATATATATTATTCATTACCTATACTTGGTTTAATTCTGGCACTTGCTCCTAACTTTATTTTCAGTATTCTTACTTTTTCTGCGTCTATACTGCCTTCAATGTTATCTAATAAAATAATTATGTATTTAAATTTTTCAAAAGATGGCATCCATAGTGACATTCATATCTTTAATATTTACATAGTGTCGTTATTAATTATTTATTATTTTAGTCTTTTTAATCTCAAAAAATTTGAATCAAAGTTAAATACTCTTTTGGTTAAATTTTTAGGATTGCAACTTTTTATTTTCTTTGCTTTTTCTTGTATGCCGGTATTTGCATGGAGACTATCAGAATTTATAGGTATTTCTTTAGTGATTTTAATCCCTCATTTGATTTTTATTTTTAAACAAAAGATTTTTCCTATTATGTTTATTATTGTGTGGGGCGGGGTTTATTTTTGGTATGTCAATGTAAATTTA
Protein-coding regions in this window:
- a CDS encoding glycosyltransferase family 2 protein — encoded protein: MKIYGVVVLYNPDESIIKNINSYLNSLKKIYIVDNSEEKNIDLINRIKEISYKCEYIDNYGNKGIAHALNVGAKLAIKNGADWLLTMDQDTSFNNNDLEKTTVELFEIDINKIAVVAPSHYIGDDTKPFYNEIVMTSGNLLNLHLFQKIGEFDEKLFIDSVDTEYCLRIYSMGYKIKRISSIILKHNLGDIKKYKICGIKFRPTNHTFIRRYYIVRNRFYTWDKYKNLYPAFVKWEKIATFKQLIKIILFEKDKLKKIIFSFRGYFDYRKGRFGKYEK
- a CDS encoding EpsG family protein, with product MIASKNLTISHETVILIFMGIILILIAGLRPLEYFADASNYLNKIYNNGGIFDTEPTFWLINQFNQLLLGGKEQIFFLIYAALGVSIKILAIKKLSLVPLLSIYLYICLYFLLHEMAQIRVGVASAVFLLAIPDIVNKNFKSYLLKTVIAIAFHYSALIMIVFYFISFKKINKNIYYSLPILGLILALAPNFIFSILTFSASILPSMLSNKIIMYLNFSKDGIHSDIHIFNIYIVSLLIIYYFSLFNLKKFESKLNTLLVKFLGLQLFIFFAFSCMPVFAWRLSEFIGISLVILIPHLIFIFKQKIFPIMFIIVWGGVYFWYVNVNLNLIVKF